The Chanodichthys erythropterus isolate Z2021 chromosome 12, ASM2448905v1, whole genome shotgun sequence genome contains a region encoding:
- the cxcl18b gene encoding chemokine (C-X-C motif) ligand 18b isoform X2 gives MAFLPKALLLLLLAVVCIQLSGVQAEIRVRCWCPETKKYVRKETIEEFSVFNKTSQCDSVEIILTLKPVNNSSEVTQRCLNPNSAQGKNLQTCWKRNTNNTATFKISNCLLPQSA, from the exons ATGGCATTTTTACCCAAAGCCCTTCTTCTGCTGCTGCTTGCAGTAGTTTGTATTCAACTGAGTGGAG TTCAAGCTGAAATACGTGTCAGGTGCTGGTGTCCAGAAACTAAGAAATATGTCCGAAAGGAAACTATTGAAGAGTTCTCcgttttcaataaaacatcacagTGCGACAGCGTAGAAATCAT ACTGACACTAAAACCTGTGAATAATTCAAGTGAAGTCACCCAGCGCTGCTTGAATCCAAATTCAGCGCAAGGCAAGAACCTGCAGACTTGCTGGAAGAG GAACACCAATAACACCGCCACGTTTAAGATATCCAATTGCCTATTGCCACAAAGTGCCTAA
- the cxcl18b gene encoding chemokine (C-X-C motif) ligand 18b isoform X1, producing the protein MAFLPKALLLLLLAVVCIQLSGVQAEIRVRCWCPETKKYVRKETIEEFSVFNKTSQCDSVEIILTLKPVNNSSEVTQRCLNPNSAQGKNLQTCWKSRNTNNTATFKISNCLLPQSA; encoded by the exons ATGGCATTTTTACCCAAAGCCCTTCTTCTGCTGCTGCTTGCAGTAGTTTGTATTCAACTGAGTGGAG TTCAAGCTGAAATACGTGTCAGGTGCTGGTGTCCAGAAACTAAGAAATATGTCCGAAAGGAAACTATTGAAGAGTTCTCcgttttcaataaaacatcacagTGCGACAGCGTAGAAATCAT ACTGACACTAAAACCTGTGAATAATTCAAGTGAAGTCACCCAGCGCTGCTTGAATCCAAATTCAGCGCAAGGCAAGAACCTGCAGACTTGCTGGAAGAG CAGGAACACCAATAACACCGCCACGTTTAAGATATCCAATTGCCTATTGCCACAAAGTGCCTAA
- the si:ch73-6k14.2 gene encoding protein DEPP: MKPRRLLTSVDLLPTIQELQESELQQSLDDYIDSVRELSQPTYPLSGPLQGSRLSVLRMAKYPSMSLATSSSVLAHKPWALSGTDNISLTLTDSKAGSNQDPLDWLFAQVQHIQTSPEDVCMI, from the coding sequence ATGAAGCCCAGGAGGCTGCTGACCTCTGTGGATCTCCTCCCTACGATTCAAGAGCTCCAGGAGAGTGAGCTTCAGCAGAGTCTGGATGACTACATAGACTCCGTACGAGAGCTGTCCCAACCGACCTACCCTCTCAGCGGGCCCCTCCAGGGCTCCCGTCTGTCCGTGCTACGCATGGCCAAATACCCCAGCATGTCATTGGCCACCTCCAGTTCTGTCCTGGCACACAAGCCCTGGGCACTCAGTGGAACTGACAACATATCACTAACTTTGACAGACTCAAAAGCAGGCTCAAACCAGGACCCTCTGGACTGGCTGTTTGCACAAGTGCAACACATTCAGACCAGCCCGGAAGACGTGTGCATGATATGA